Genomic segment of Shewanella sp. OMA3-2:
CAGCAACAGGCGATAAACCATCAGAAATATTTCGTTCAACGTTTTCAACTACCACAATGGCATCATCGACCACGATACCAATAGCGAGTACTAAGCCAAACAGCGACAAGGCATTCAGTGAGAAGCCCATTAGGTGCATAAAGGCAAATGTACCCACAAGCGATACCGGCACAGCCACTAATGGAATGATAGATGCGCGCCAGGTTTGTAAAAACAGTACCACCACAAGCACAACCAGCAATAAAGCTTCAAGCAGTGTTTGTACTACCGCTTTAATTGAACCGCGCACGAATACAGTGGGGTCGTAGACGATATCGTAGGCTAAGCCGTCAGGGAATGACTTAGAAAGCTCTGCCATTTTAAGGCGCACATCATCAGATATTTGAATCGCGTTAGAGCCAGAAGCTTGAAACACAGGTAATGCCGCAGCGTCTTGATTATCTAACATTGAGCGTAGGGCGTAAGTTGACGCGCCTAATTCAACCCGAGCAATATCTTTTAAGCGGGTAATTTGACCTTGTTCGCCTACCTTAACAATGATTTGCTCAAACTCTTCAACGTTGGCTAAACGGCCCTTAACATTAATAAGTAGCTGAAAATCACTGTCGCCACTCGGCTGCGCACCTAAGCTACCGGCCGCAGCTTGTTGGTTTTGTTCGCGTATTGCGGCAACTACATCATTAGGTGACAAACCAATAGCGGCCACTTTGTTAGGGTTTAGCCAGACACGCATGCTGTAATCGCCAGCGCCAAATACTCTTACTGCGCCCACTCCTTCAATCCGCGCGAGCTCATCTTTTACTTTTAATACCGCATAGTTAGACAGGTACAACATGTCATAACGATTATCAGGAGAAGTTAAATGCACCACCATGGTTAAGTCAGGTGATGACTTTTCGGTGACAATACCTAACCTTTGCACTGCTTGTGGTAACCGTGGTTTAGCGCGCTCCACTCGGCTTTGCACCTGAGATTGAGCTAGATCAACATCACTGCCAATGGCAAAGGTGACGGTTAATGTCATGCGGCCATCAGAGGTAGCTTGAGATGACATGTATAGCATGTTCTCAACGCCATTAATTTCTTGCTCTAGTGGCGACGCAACGGTTTCAGCGATAACTTTTGGGTTAGCACCAGGGTAGCTTGCCGTCACCACTACCGTTGGTGGAACGACTTCAGGGTATTCGGTGATCGGTAATTGCCAAACTGCGAGTGCGCCCGAAATAAAAAACAGCAGCGATAAAACCGCGGCAAAAATCGGTCTTTTAATAAAAAATTGAGACAACATGGTGTGATTCCTTAGCCTTGACTAGCGTCATCAGCAACACGTGCTGTGAGTGGCTGAATATCAAGTAGTCGCTGTGCTTGATGTAGAGCTTCAATTTGACTGCTATCAGCCATTTCGGTCAGTTTTGGCGTGATAGTGACGTTGGGACGAACCTTTTGTAGGCTGTTAACTACAATAGTGTCTTCTGGCTGTAAACCAGCCGTCACAATACGTAAGCCATGAATTTTTTCACCTAAGGTAATGCTTCGATATTCAAGGGTATTTTGAGCATTAACCACTAACACAAACTTGTTATTTAAATCAGTGAAAATGGCTTTGTCGTCGATTAAAATACCTTGATATGAGGCACTGCCTGCAATACTGATGCGGGCAAATAAACCAGGTAATAAGCGATTGTCTGAATTTTCAAATGAAGCGCGCACACGGATAGTGCCGGTTTGCTGATTAACCGCATTATCGACAAAGTCGATAACACCTTGGTAAGTGAATTCGGTTTGATTAGCCAGCGCCATAAGTACGGTGTTGTTTTCAGCTCGTGGGTCTTTACGCTTGTTCTCAATCGCTAATGAAGAATATTTAAGGTAGGTTTGTTCGTCGACATCAAAATAGGCATGCATATTAGCGGTCGACACTAAACTGGTTAGCTGAGTTTGTCCGGCAGTAACATAGTTACCGGCTGTTTCATTGGCGTAAGATACTCGGCCAGATATTGGCGCTGTGACCTGGGTGTATTCTACATTTAGCGTCGCGCGCGTTAACGCCGCTTTTACTGATGCAACCGCAGCAGCAGTTTGGTGTAAGTTACTGCGACGAGTGTCAATTAACTCTTCTGATACCGCCTGCTGATTAAATAATTTATTAGCACGTTCAAAATCGTTTTTAGCTAACTCATTGGCGGATATGGCACTGGTTAACTCAGCCTGTAAGCGCTCAGCTTCAGCAACAAATACTTTCGAGTCGATAGTAAATAACACATCACCTTTATTAACTAGGGTACCTTCTTTAAAATTTACTGACTCAATGTATCCCGACACTCGAGGTACTAAGGTGACTTTTTCTGGTGCTTGTAAGTGACCGGTAAACTGGTCCCATTCGGTAATACGCTCATTGATCACATTGGCAACATCCACTTCCATAGCTGCTGGTGGCATCGTTTGTTGTTGAGGCGATTCATTACCACATGCGATTAATAGCAATGCGGTTAGGCTCACTATCAGTATGGGTAGAATTGATGTAAATCTGTTCATGTAATTGTCCTTTCAACAATGGCTTTAATGTCATCTAGCGTGTTGCTTTTGTTGTTTGAGAGTTAAATTGTACCGAAAGGTAAAAAATAATCTGTACCGAACGGTAATATATAGATTAATATACACCTGTCAATTAAATCTATACCGGTAGGTATTAAAATATTTCATAAGATATGCTATTTTTGATGGCGTAATCTGGTACTGGACGGGTGAGTATTAGGTGGCTTGAGTCAAGCTTGGTACATTAAGGACTTTATTGGTTTGTGACAGGGGTCAAAATACACCGTAATTCGTTAGAGTTAAGTCATTCTGACTTTGAGCCAAAGTCAGACGTTATGGTAAAGTGTGCTGATTATTTTTCCGTGTTTGGTTAAGTTATTAATCATTAACAATTAATCAATTTAAAGAGGGTATATTATGACAGAAATTAAGGCAGCTTGTGTCGGACGTCCTCGTGGATTTGATATTGATTTTGCTTTAGCGCAAGCATTGGATGTATTTTGGCGTAATGGTTATGAAGGGGCGTCTTTAAGCGAGCTTACTGCCGCGATGGGAATTAAAAAGCCGAGTCTTTATGCCGCGTTCGGCAATAAAGAGCAATTGTTCTTAAAGGCGATTGATTTATATGAAAATCGACCGGGATCATTCTTTAATCAGGCATTTCAATGTGATCATATTGGTGATGTAGTTAAGGGATTATTACTCGGTGCTGCTATGCAGTTTACTGATAAAAATCATCCGCAAGGGTGTGCGTTGGTTAACAGCACTTTATCTTGCAG
This window contains:
- a CDS encoding efflux RND transporter periplasmic adaptor subunit, with translation MNRFTSILPILIVSLTALLLIACGNESPQQQTMPPAAMEVDVANVINERITEWDQFTGHLQAPEKVTLVPRVSGYIESVNFKEGTLVNKGDVLFTIDSKVFVAEAERLQAELTSAISANELAKNDFERANKLFNQQAVSEELIDTRRSNLHQTAAAVASVKAALTRATLNVEYTQVTAPISGRVSYANETAGNYVTAGQTQLTSLVSTANMHAYFDVDEQTYLKYSSLAIENKRKDPRAENNTVLMALANQTEFTYQGVIDFVDNAVNQQTGTIRVRASFENSDNRLLPGLFARISIAGSASYQGILIDDKAIFTDLNNKFVLVVNAQNTLEYRSITLGEKIHGLRIVTAGLQPEDTIVVNSLQKVRPNVTITPKLTEMADSSQIEALHQAQRLLDIQPLTARVADDASQG
- a CDS encoding TetR/AcrR family transcriptional regulator, with the protein product MTEIKAACVGRPRGFDIDFALAQALDVFWRNGYEGASLSELTAAMGIKKPSLYAAFGNKEQLFLKAIDLYENRPGSFFNQAFQCDHIGDVVKGLLLGAAMQFTDKNHPQGCALVNSTLSCSEASQSVKQAILERKALHNQNLAARFETAKRQGELKEECCPEDLASLMAVLLQGMSVQASEEANVDALIKVAQMAVDCVLTQYVNPVCE